A region of the Cucurbita pepo subsp. pepo cultivar mu-cu-16 chromosome LG14, ASM280686v2, whole genome shotgun sequence genome:
TGAATGAGGAGTTCATTCTCCATCTGTTGCGTTAGGAAAAGGAGGTATTTATGGCAAACCCGGGTGTGTGCTTTGTTGTGGGACTCTTGGAGGAGAGGAACAATAGGATATTCAGAGGAGTGGAAATGATACTATATTGTTTGGTCTCTTGTTAGGTTCTATGTTTTTCTCTCGGCATCCGTGAcaaattctttttgtaattgtttgttaggtcttatttttcttgattcaAGTCCCTTCCTATAGGGATGCTCCCTTTTGGgcgtatttaattttttagttgtcCTTGTACTCATATTCCCAATAAAAGTTGGCttttaatccaaaaaagaaagacataaAGATGGTTTTTCATCGAGTTATgtgattataattataattatggcTAATGTTTGTTTTTACCTTGCTTTATTGCAGAATCTTGACCGCCCAGGTGTTAGTTTTTGTTCCAGAACAACTTACGATGATAATGCTATAACTAATGCTGTTGAGATATATAGCAGCGCTAGGTATATTTCCACGCTCTCTTGGTTAAGCAGGTATTTGTACAGCTTTCCTTCTATGAACATTATTTTGAACGTATTCCCAAATTTTCAGTGGTGCAGTTCATTTCACTGCTTCTAATAATGATTCTGGAGTCAGAGATTTTGATATGGAGAAATTTCAGCTTTCCAAGCACTTCTGTTTTCCTTGGCCAGTTAATGTAAGTCGTCTGAATTCTACTTTTCTGTTCTATAAACAACTAAACGGAACACCCTTGTGGTTTCCCGTTTTCAATTGGTTGATTAATACTTATCTTAAGTTTCTTATGtgtatatgatattttattccCAATTGCTTAAAGAACTAATGGCAATGCGGTGGAATCACGTTCATTTTTCGGTGGTACTGAAAGTAACGATAAGTTTAGTGAGTAGAAAGTTAATGTGTTGCAATTTTGGTCGCCTGCATGGCCCATATTGGTCGCCAGTTACGTTCTAGGTACCATCAAGTGTGTGCCTATACTCGGATTATATGTAGGATACAGGGTCGACCTTGGTGTTGTTGAAATGTTCATTTTAGCTTGTTTGTATGTGTGCAAATGTTTGTAACATAATCTTATACTTGTGGCTCATATTCAGATCTAATGGCTCATTTATTACTGTGCTGTATCAATATTTCAGCATGCTGCCTTGAACCCAGATGGTAAACTTCTTGTGATTGTTGGTGACAATCCTGAAGGCTTATTGGTGGACTCACAAACTGGAAAGGTACTCGTAATAGCGTCAGCAGGATCGTCGTTTTGGTAAATCATCTGCTGACTTATTGAAAGTACATTATTTTTGCAGACAGTTGCACCTCTATGTGGACACTTGGATTTTTCATTTGCATCGGCATGGCATTCAGATGGCATTACCTTTGCCACTGGAAACCAGGACAAAACTTGCAGAATTTGGGATGTAAGAAACTTATCAAAGTCAGTAGCTGCTCTGAAAGGCAACCTCGGAGCCATTCGATCCATCCGCTATTCCTCGGATGGTCAGTACATGGCAATGGCAGAACCAGCAGACTTCGTGCACGTGTTCGACGTGAAAAGCGGGTACGAGAAAGAGCAAGAAATAGACTTCTTTGGAGAGATCTCAGGTGTGTCGTTTAGTCCAGACACAGAGTCACTTTTCATTGGAGTATGGGATCGAACATACGGGAGCCTACTCGAGTACCATAGACGAAGAAATTACAGTTACCTAGATTCGTTGTACTGAGATcgaaagagtaaaagaaaaggaaagaaactcgggggaataataataagatgGGGTGGGGTGAAAGtgaaaattgtttaattaacaTAGTAAGATGTAGTAAAATTTGTTGTAATTTGTTAAagtgtatatttatttagtgtGGTGTGAAACAATAGGGTTATATGTAttatgatgatggtgatgatgatgatttgatGACACTTTGGTTTGGAAGGGACAATTTGAGTGTATGCTGAAGGGGGAGTGTAAGTAAAGAAAGGCTTGTGGGGGATGGCATGGTAAATTAATAGATGGCCAGGGTGTCTGTCACCTTTTTGCATATCTCTCTTCACAAATTTATGTTATTACAAACTATCAGACTTACAAATGTTAGCTTCATGTTTCCGactatttttgttcatttattGATACGACAAAGTTCATTTCTTAGAGGTGTTCGAGTCATTTTTTAGTTCAtgatgttaggaatcacgactctcgacatttgtatgatattgtccactttgagtataagctctcgtggctttgctttgggcttctccaaaatgcctggaatattgttcactttgagttccccaaaaggcctgaaatattgttcactttgagttccccaaaaggcttggaatattgttcatttgagtataagctctcgtggctttactttgggcttccaaaAAGGCCTAATTCCAATGGagactttgagtataagctctccaCTTCCTCAATGGagatggctttgctttgggcttcccaaaaggtctggaatattgtccactttgagtataagcaaactctcgtggttttgctttgagcttcctcG
Encoded here:
- the LOC111810795 gene encoding uncharacterized WD repeat-containing protein C2A9.03-like codes for the protein MSSYHGDDTDYMADEYEMEDIDDDMDDEYHDREVEGSDSDADEFHSSSRIVDTTAAQARRGIDIQGIPWERLSITREKYRKTRLEQYKNYENIPNSGEGSEKDCKATGKAHSYYDFYRNSRSVKSTILHFQLRNLVWATSKHDAYLLSHFSVIHWSSLSCTKSEVLNVSGHVAPTEKHPGSLLEGFTQTQVSTLAVKDNLLVAGGFQGELICKNLDRPGVSFCSRTTYDDNAITNAVEIYSSASGAVHFTASNNDSGVRDFDMEKFQLSKHFCFPWPVNHAALNPDGKLLVIVGDNPEGLLVDSQTGKTVAPLCGHLDFSFASAWHSDGITFATGNQDKTCRIWDVRNLSKSVAALKGNLGAIRSIRYSSDGQYMAMAEPADFVHVFDVKSGYEKEQEIDFFGEISGVSFSPDTESLFIGVWDRTYGSLLEYHRRRNYSYLDSLY